The window GGCCCAGACCTGGCGGGCTTCGCGGCGCTTGCCGTTGGCCCATAGCACTTCGCCCAGGTGGGCGGCCACTTCGTGGTCTGGGAAGCTGGCAAAAGCCTTGCGCAGGTAGGTTTCAGCCTCGTCGAGGTTGCCCAGGCGGTAATTGACCCAACCCAGGCTGTCGAGCACCGCCGGGTCATCCGGGGTCAGCTGATGGGCCTTGTCGATCAGCGCCTTGGCTTCGCTGTAGCGGGTGGTGCGGTCGGCCAGGGTGTAGCCGAGGGCGTTCAGGGCCATGGCGTTTTCCGGCTCGCGGGCGATGATGGCGCGCAGGTCTTTTTCCATCTGCGGCAGGTCGTCACGCTTTTCCGCCAGCATGGCACGGGTGTACAGCAGGTTGAGGTCGTCCGGGTAGCGCTGGATGGCTTGCTGCAGCACCTGGCTGGCCTGGGCGTCCTTGTTGTTGTTGCTGTAGCTTTCCGATTCGATCAGGAACAGCTGTATGGCGTAGTCCGGCTGGGATTCGCGGGCATCGGCGAGCAGGCGCGAGGCTTCGGTACCACGGCCGTTGGCAATCAGGATGTCGGCCTGGCGCAGCTGCGCCGGCAGGTAGTCGGGGCCCGGGCCGACCAGGGCGTATTCACGCAGGGCGCCTGCAGGGTCGTGGCGCTCTTCGCGGATGCGGCCCAGGTTCAGGTGCGCGGCGTCGACGTTGCTGTCGCGTTCGATCAGCTCCTGCAGGTAGCCCTCGGCTTCATCCCAGTCCTTGTTTTCCAGGCACACCAGCGCCAGCGAATAGCGCAGCTCGTCGTCCTCGGGGTATTGCTGGACCAGGCTGAGGAACTCGCCCTTGGCATCGGCGATGCGGTCCTGTTCGACCAGGGTGCGCGCGTAGGTCAGGCGCAGGCGCTTGTCGTCCGGGTTGTCGCGAATCGCCCCGCGCAGCAGTGGCAGGGCCTCCGGGCCGCGGTCCAGGGCTTGCAGCAGGCGAGCGCGCAGCAGGACCGGGGCGACTTCGCCGTTTTGCGGCGGGTGCGACTCGAGTAACTCCAAGGCTTCTTCGGCCTTGCCGTCCTGGTTCAGCAGCAGGGCCTTGCCGAACACCAGCTGGCTGTTGTCCGGGTACTTCACCAGCAGGCGTTCGAAGCTTTGCAGCAAGCCGTCGCGGGTGCTCTGGTCGGTTTCGGCGGCGGACAGGGCGAGGAAATCGAAATGGGTGTCGCCTTGGCCCTGCAAGACCTTTTCCATGTAAGTCATTGAGTCGTCATAGCGGCCGGCGCGGGCCAGCTGGATGGCGGCGGCGCGCTGGGCGTCGAGGTTCTGCGGGTCGTTGCGGGCCCAGACCAGGGCGTTGTCCAGTGCCGGTTCGTCGGCGCCGAGGTATTCAGCAATGCGGTAGGCGCGCTCGGAAACCCCCGGGTCCTGGGTTTTCGCGGCCTGGTCGGTGTAGTTGGCCAGGGCGATGTCGAAGCGGTTGCGCTGGCCGGCCAGTTCGGCCACCAGCAGGCTGTAGAGCGTGTCCTGCTTGAACGAGCCATACACCACGGGTTTTTCCGCCTCGCTCTTGTCGGCCTCGGCGACGGGAGGCTCGGCCTTTTGCGGGGCCAGGCTCTGGCAGCCCTGGAGCAGGGCGAAGGCAAGCAGCAATGCGTATGGTTTGTTCATAGAAGGCTTTAAAAAGGACTCACCGGCGGTCGGAGCATGATGACACAAGCGCGGTGGCAAACCCACCTGCGAAGGTATGAAGCTGCGCTTCGCTTATGCAGACCGCGCTGTGCCCGCGCGGTTCGCCGCAGAGCCTGCCACGGCGCCCAGAACACAGAATTTTTGCTCTTGCTCTTGCTTCTGAGCGCGCGATAGTTCAGGCGCCGCAGATTGCGACTTCAGGAGGCCGAGCGAAGGGACTGCGGAGGGAGGTGACGGGCATGGATGCCCGTCAAGCGCTGAGGCCCCATGGATGGGGCCTGCAGCGCGTACTCTCGGGAGCAGGCCCATAGCGAGGGTGCCCCGGAGCGAAGCGTAGGGGCCGGATGATGGGAGCCGACGGTTTTTGGTTCCATTTTGCCACGACAAAAAGGGTTCCGCCGTAAGGGCGTCAAGGTGACGTGGCGCCACTATCGCGAATGAATGTCTACTCGATGTGAATGTCTACACCTGAAAGCAAAAAGCTTAGGGCTGATGTCTCAACAGCCAGCCTCTTGGCGTCCGATGTCACGGAATAGGCCCAAGGGGGCGCAACCAAATGCGAAATAAAATAAGTGCTCCGATAAGTGTTGGGTGCATAGCCCCTAAGACGATCAGGGTGCGCTTCATGCGTATAGGGAAGTTCGTGACCTCATCAAGGTCAACCAAGCTTTTTCGCGCATATATTTTTGGCACTGTTAGTAGTATTGATATTGAGAGTGTGCGCATTACCTTTCCAATTAGGCCTGCTTGTGAAAAGGTTTTTATTCCCGCTCACGAATGCGCTATTCGGTAGTAGTGATTCGATCCTGTCAAGATGATAGATTGATATGTAGAACGATACGCAAAGCGTGACGGTCATGGCGGCCAAAATTATAAATGCAACAATACCCGCTTCAGTGCTCATTCGCTGCCTACCTTTTCATACAATACTTCGCCGAGCGCTTCCCCTACAGCACCGCCAAGCATGCTTCCTCCTGTGGCTCCCGCAGCCCCACCAATAACAGCGCAGACAAGTACGCCTGTACCGACTGTGGGCACGCCAAGAGCGAGACAAATATTAGTGGCAATAGCACCGCCGTAGCTTGTTGCTATCCCTCCCACGGCGACACTGCCTGTCAAGGAAGATCCATGGACGTATTTAGCTTTTCTACACTCATTGTCGCGGCCAGCGGTGCAGGCTTTATGGATTTCAAGACCCGTCGCGGCGACTTCCAGCGCAATACCTATATAGGTGTCTTTTTTGATCAGGTTGGCAGCCCTGACCACACCTATGATCTTAACTGCACACCCCACAATCTCAGTCGTTTGCAAGTCCTTGCCACGCGTCGAGTGCCGGCCTTGAGTTTCCAATGATCGATTGCTGCGGGAGAACTTTGTCCTTGAACAGAATACGAAGTCGTATCTCCATTGGGTCATAGATAGTGAGACAGCACGAGTGCAAGGAATAATATGATGTGAATAGCCCAGAGGTTGACCAAGACAAGCCTTTCACGGCGCGGAAATTTTTGTACTTCCTCGATATCTGCTGCGCCCCTATAAGTGAAGATTTTGGGTGTGGCCAGTAGTGTTGCAATTTGACCAGTTCTTATCAGTTTTCCTATTAGTCCAGCATGCTTATAGTTTTTTATGTTGTCAGATACGATACGAGAGGTGGGTAAGAAAGACTCAAAGTGCTCGGTGTATTTATGTGCAACGTAAATTTGGACAGTAATTGCGATTGCGATTGAGGTGATGAGAATAAGTGCGATCAGACCCGGTTCCATATTGATCATTGCGAGAACTCTCGATATAGGAAGTCACCAAGCACCTCGCCTTTTTCTCCTCCGAAGTCACCGCCTAGCTTCCCCCCTGCGGCAGCACCAATGACTGCGCAGGTAATTGACCCCAAACCGGCCGTCCCTACTCCCAGAGCCGCACATACAAAGGGCGCAACAATGGTCCCTCCTATGTATCCACCCATGCCGCTGCCGGTCAGACCACCGGCTAATGACGCACCATTGAGAAATTTTGCACGCGTGCACTCATCTTCTCTGCCGAGCATACAGGCTTGGCGAATCGCCAGGCCCGTTGCTGCGACATCAAGCGCTATGCCAATGTAAGTACCTTTTTTTATCAAACTGGCAGCCTTGCCTACCCCGGCAACCTTATTCGCATACCCTGCAATCTCACCGGTGTGCAAATAGCGTTTCGTGGATATGGCCAGTGTCCTTTTAATCGATCCCTTGTTACGCAAATCCGAGCCGAACGCCGCCAGTTTGCCCAACTGTTCGTCAAGCTTCGAGAACAGTGCCGCACGCTTGGCATAAAACTGGTCACGGTTTTTGAGCGTCCCTGAACCCAGATGTTCTCTGTGCAATTTCTCGATCTCCAGCAACGTGTCCTGAATGGCCTTCAGATGCCTGCTCCAGCCGTCGCTGACCACGCCTGCGCCCAGTGAAGCATGGGCAAGCAAGCTCTTCAGCAACTCGAAATTATCCAGAAAAAACTCATCAGCCCCCTGGCCACTGCGCATCAGCCCCATATGCGTGATGGAGGCCTGAGACATCAGATAAGCCTCCTGACTGGTACACGAAGGTGTAGACCAGTCGCCGACGATCACCAGTTCGCCGCTTCTGACCACACTGTTGTAAATGTGTGCATTCAGGATGTCGAACTTGCTTGCGGCATGCCCGCCAAGCGCAAGGCCGGCCTTGAGCGTGTGATAGTTCTGCATCCTGGGGTTGATGAAAGCGCGGGCTTCGTACATGGCGATACCTCACGCGTACTTCTTGTTGCCGATCCGGTCCCAACCACCGGCAATATTGCCGCCGCCCGAGCCGTCGATGCGCTTCTGCAGGGTATAGGTGGTCTTGATTCTGCCGTAATCGAGGCGAACCACCTCGATAGGCACGCCGTCGGCGGCGCTCTGGGCGTAATCGGCAATGATCACTTCTTCTAGGATGATCTCGTAGTACTTCAGCTTGTCACCGCCCGCGCGGCACAGCGCGAGTTTGACTTCCTTGAGATGCTGCCCCGCGCAACTGGCCTCCATGAGTTTGCAACTGGCGCTGTCGAGAAACTTGGTAAAAGTGAAATGGCTCACTTCGGTGCGCCCCGAAGTGGCACCCCCTGCCGAGCTTGCAGTGGCAGAGGGGCTTTGGCTTACACCGAAATCATAACCGGTGACTTCAATCCACTTGCCGTACTTCTCGTCCAAGGCTTCGCCTGGAATATCGTCGATTTTCAAATACGCGTCCAAAGCCATATCTACCGCTCCTTGGTCATCATGTGGGTGAGGAATATCGATGTAGCGGCGTCAAGGCTAGGCGCGGAAAGAGGGTGGAGCAACAGCTGGGCATGTATTTGGGAAAAGGACTACAAGACTGTGGATAAGTCTTGTAGAGATATGTCAAAAGTCCTCTCGACTTGGTCGGTGTAATTAACTAAGGAGATGTCGAGCCGATGGTTCTGGTTCTTGCTTCTAAGCGCGCGGTAGTTCAGGCGCCGCCGATTGCGACTTCAGGAGGCCGAGCGAAGGGACTGCGGAGGGAGGTGACGGGCATGGATGCCCGTCAAGCGCTGAGGCCCCATGGATGGGGCCTGCAGCGCGTACTCCCGGGAGCAGGCCCGTAGCGAGGGGACCCCGGAGCGAAGCGTGGGGGCCGGATGATGGGAGCCGACGGTTTTTGGTTCCTTTTTGCCACGACAAAAAGGGACCCGCCGTAAGGGCGGAAAGGTGACTTTGCGCCGCCGTCACGAATGAATGCCTGCTCGATGTGAATGCCCACCTCCAAAAAGCCAAAAAGCCAAAAAGCTTAAGCGACGGTTTTGATATGGCGAACAGTCCGTATGCGATGGCGACGCTGACTCACCTTTTCGCCCTTACGGCGAGTCACTTTTTGCCAAACGCGGCAAAAAGTAACCAAAAAACGCTGCGCTCCCATCATCCGGCCCCTACGCTGCGCTCCGGGGTTCCCTCACTCCGGCCTTGCTCCCGGGAGTACGCGCTGCAGGCCCCATCCATGGGGCCTCAGCGCTTGACGGGCATCCATGCCCGTCACCTCCCTCCGCAAGGCCTGCGTTCGGCCTCCTGAAGTCGCGAAGATCAAGATCAAGATCAAAAGCCAGATCAAAAGCCAGATCAAAAGCGGGGGTGTGAGCTGAAGTTGCCGCTGATGCTGGCCTGAAGCCGGCGATAGCCGCAGCGCTATCAGCGCAATAGCGAACGGTGGTTGTCCTGAAACCTGCGAAAGAGGACAATTATCGGCTTCCCGTCACAACCAGCGACCTTGCATGGCCTTTCTTGCACTTGGTATCAACCATAAGACTGCCTCGGTAGACGTACGCGAGCGCGTGGCGTTTACCCCAGAGCAGCTGGTAGACGCCCTGCAGCAGCTCTGCCGGCTGACATCCAGCCGCGAAGCGGCGATTCTGTCGACCTGCAACCGTAGCGAGCTCTATATCGAGCAGGACCACCTGTCCGCCGATGTGGTGCTGCAATGGCTCGCCGACTACCACCGCCTCAGCCTGGACGAGCTGCGCGCCAGCGCCTACGTGCACGAAGAGCACGAGGCGGTAAAGCACATGATGCGGGTGGCCTCCGGCCTGGACTCGCTGGTGCTCGGCGAACCGCAGATCCTCGGCCAGATGAAGTCCGCCTATGCCGTGGCGCGTGAGGCCGGCACCGTCGGCCCGTTGCTCGGGCGCCTGTTCCAGGCCACCTTCAGTGCCGCCAAGCAGGTGCGCACCGACACTGCCATCGGCGAAAACCCGGTGTCGGTGGCGTTTGCCGCGGTCAGCCTGGCCAAGCAGATCTTCAGCGACCTGGGCCGCAGCCAGGCCCTGCTGATCGGTGCTGGCGAAACCATCACCCTGGTCGCCCGCCACCTGCATGAGCAGGGCGTGCGCCGTATCGTCGTGGCCAACCGTACCCTTGAGCGGGCCAGCATCCTGGCCGAGCAGTTCGGTGCGCACGCGGTTCTGCTGGCCGACATCCCACAGGAACTGGCCAACAGCGATATCGTCATCAGTTCCACTGCCAGCCAGTTGCCGATCCTTGGCAAGGGTGCTGTCGAGAGCGCGCTGAAGCAGCGCCGGCACAAGCCGATTTTCATGGTCGACATTGCCGTACCGCGCGATATCGAAACCGAAGTCGGCGAACTGGATGACGTCTACCTGTACACTGTCGATGACCTGCACGACGTTGTGGCAGAAAACCTCAAAAGTCGCCAGGGCGCGGCCCAGGCCGCCGAAGAGCTGGTGTCGGTGGGGGCAGAGGACTTCATGCTGCGCCTGCGCGAGCTGGCCGCGGTGGATGTGCTCAAGGCCTATCGCCAGCAATGCGAGCGCCTGCGCGACGAAGAACTGCAAAAGGCCCAGCGGCTGCTGGCCAACGGCGGCAACCCCGAAGACGTACTGGCCCAACTGGCCCGGGGGCTGACCAACAAACTCCTGCACGCGCCCAGCGTGCAATTGAAAAGGCTCTCGGCCGAGGGCCGCCTCGATGCGCTGGCCATGGCCCAGGAACTCTTTGCCCTCAACGAGGGCTCGACGGACAAATCCCCGCAATGAAAGCGTCGCTGCTGAACAAACTGGAAATCCTCCAGGACCGCTTCGAAGAACTCACCGCTCTGCTTGGTGATGCCGAGGTCATTTCCGACCAGACGCGCTTTCGCGCCTATTCCCGTGAATACGCCGAAGTCGAGCCGGTCTACGCTGCTTATAAAGAGTGGCGCAAAGTCCAGGACGACCTCGAAGGTGCCCAGGCGCTGCTCAAGGACAGTGACCCGGACCTGCGCGAAATGGCCGTGGAAGAAGTGCGTGAAGCCAAGGAACAACTGCTGACGCTGGAGTCGCAGCTGCAACGCATGCTGTTGCCCAAGGACCCCAACGACGGCCGCAACGTGTTCCTCGAAATCCGCGCCGGCACCGGTGGCGACGAGGCGGCGATCTTCTCCGGCGACCTCTTCCGCATGTATTCGCGCTACGCCGAAAAGCGTGGCTGGCGCCTGGAAATCCTCTCCGAGAACGAAGGCGAGCACGGCGGCTACAAGGAAATCATCGCCCGCGTCGAAGGCGAGAGCGTGTACGGCAAGCTCAAGTTCGAGTCTGGCGCGCACCGCGTGCAGCGCGTGCCCGAGACCGAATCCCAGGGCCGTATCCACACCTCCGCGTGCACCGTGGCGGTACTGCCCGAGCCGGACGAGCAGGCGGCTATCGAGATCAACCCGGCCGACCTGCGGGTGGATACCTATCGCGCATCCGGTGCCGGCGGCCAGCACGTCAACAAGACCGACTCGGCGATCCGGATCACCCACTTGCCCACCGGTATCGTGGTCGAGTGCCAGGAAGAGCGCTCGCAGCACAAGAACCGTGCCCGCGCCATGTCCTGGCTGTCGGCCAAGCTCAACGACATGCAGACCAGCGCCGCGCAGAATGCCATCGCCACCGAGCGCAAGCTGCTGGTCGGCTCGGGTGACCGTTCCGAGCGCATCCGTACGTACAATTATCCACAGGGCCGGGTGACCGACCACCGCATCAACCTGACCCTGTACTCGCTGGACGACATCCTCGCCGGCGGGGTGGAGGCGGTGATCGAGCCGCTGCTGGCCGAATACCAGGCTGATCAACTGGCCGCTCTGGGGGACTGATGACCATCATCGCCAGCCTGCTGCGCAACGCGCAGTTGCCAGAGTCGCCTACCGAGCGGCTGGATGCCGAGTTGCTGTTGGCCGCGGCCATCGGCAAATCGCGCAGCTACCTGCACACCTGGCCCGAGCGAATCGTCAGCAGCGAAGATGCCGAGACCTATGCTGGCTACCTGCAGCGCCGCCGTGGCGGCGAACCGGTCGCCTACATTCTCGGGCTGCAGGGCTTCTGGAAGATCGACCTGGAAGTGGCACCGCATACCCTGATCCCGCGGCCGGATACCGAGCTGCTGGTCGAAGCTGCCCTTGAACTGCAACCCGCCACGCCGGCCAAGGTCCTTGACCTGGGCACCGGCACCGGCGCGATTGCCTTGGCCCTGGCCAGCGATCGCCCGGCCTGGCAGGTGACCGCAGTGGACCGCGTGGAGGAGGCTGCAGCCCTGGCTGAGCGCAACCGCCAGCGGCTGGGCCTGGCAAACGCCCAGGTACGGCTCAGCCACTGGTTCGACAGTCTGGCCGGCGAGCGTTTCGACCTGATTGTCAGCAACCCGCCCTACATCGCTGCCGCAGACCCGCATTTGGTCGCCGGTGATGTACGCTTCGAGCCCAGCAGTGCGCTGGTGGCCGGTGCTGATGGCCTGGACGATCTGCGCGTGATAGTTGCCCAGGCGCCCGCGCACCTGGTACCGGGTGGCTGGTTACTGCTGGAACACGGCTACGATCAGGCAGCGGCGGTGCGCGCCTTGCTGGCTGAACAAGGCTTCATCGAGGTCGCCAGCCGCACGGACCTGGGCGGCCATGAACGCATTACCCTGGGGCGCCTGCCATGCTGAGTGATCAGGAACTGCTGCGTTACAGCCGGCAGGTTTTGCTGGCCCAGATCGACATCGACGGCCAGTTGCGGCTCAAGCAGAGCAAGGCGCTGATCGTCGGGCTCGGCGGCCTTGGCTCGCCCGTCGCCTTGTACCTGGCCGCCGCCGGGGTCGGTGAGCTGCACCTGGCGGACTTTGACACCGTCGACCTGACCAACCTGCAACGCCAGGTGATTCACGACAGTGCGAGCGTGGGCATGAGCAAGGTCGATTCGGCCCTGCAGCGCCTGCAGGCAATCAACCCGGAAATCAGCCTGGTTGCCCATCGCCAGGCTCTGGACGAGGACTCGCTGGCGGCCGCTGTGGCAGCGGTCGACCTGGTGCTGGACTGCTCTGACAATTTCGGTACCCGCGAGGCGGTCAACGCTGCCTGCGTCGCGGCTGGCAAGCCGCTGGTCAGCGGTGCGGCGATCCGCCTGGAAGGGCAGTTGTCGGTGTTCGACCCACGGCGTGACTACAGCCCTTGCTACCATTGCCTGTACGGCCATGGCAGCGAAGCCGAACTGACCTGCAGCGAAGCCGGCGTGATCGGCCCATTGGTGGGCCTGGTAGGCAGCCTGCAGGCGCTGGAGGCGATGAAGCTGCTGGCCGGGTTCGGCGAGCCGCTGGTCGGCCGCCTGCTGTTGATCGATGCTCTCGGCACTCGTATCCGCGAATTGCGGGTCAAGCGCGACCCGGCTTGTGCGGTCTGTGGTAAGCGCGATGGCTGAGCGATCGGCGCCGGTCGGCGTGATGGACTCCGGGGTTGGCGGCTTGTCGGTACTCGCCGAGATCCAGCGCCTGCTGCCCAACGAGACGCTGCTGTACGTGGGCGATTGCGGCCACATACCCTACGGAGAGAAGTCGCCGGACTATATCCGTGAGCGTCTCCGGCGCATTGCTGCGTTCTTCCATGAACAGGGCGCCAAGGCCATGGTACTGGCCTGCAATACCGCCACGGTGGCGGCGGTGGCCGACCTGCGCGAGTTGTACCCGAACTGGCCGCTGGTGGGCATGGAGCCGGCGGTGAAGCCCGCTGCCGCCGCTACGCGCTCTGGCGTGGTCGGTGTGCTGGCCACTACCGGTACCCTGCAGAGTGCCAAGTTCGCTGCCTTGCTCGATCGTTTTGCCAATGAAGTACAGGTCATCACCCAACCTTGCCCGGGCCTGGTCGATCTGATCGAGACCGGTGACCTGGCCAGCCCGGCGCTGCGCCAGTTGCTGCAAGGTTATGTGCAGCCGTTGCTGGCCGCTGGCTGTGACACGTTGATTCTCGGTTGCACCCATTACCCCTTCCTGCGCCCGTTGCTGGCCGGCATGGTGCCAGCCGACGTCGCCATCATCGATACCGGTGCTGCAGTGGCGCGCCAACTGCAGCGGCTGCTGGGCGCGGATGACCTGTTGGCCGATGGGCCGGCCAGGGATACCCGCTTCTGGACCAGTGCCGATCCGCAATCTCTCAGGAAGATCCTGCCTTTGCTGTGGCATAAGTCGGACAGTGTGCAAAGCTTTTCATTGTGAAAAAAACGTGAAAAGAAGCTGAACTATTGTACCGCTGCCGTTTTCTACCGCCTTGCCTGAAATGAGGCGGATACCAATAACAGCAAAGAAGGATGTTGCTCATGAAGAAGCTGCTCGGCTTGGCGGCGGCTGCCGTCTTCACCCTGGGGCACTCACTGTCGGCGCAGGCTGCCGACGTTTCGTTTTCGGTGGGGCAGACCGGTGACTCGACCATGGTCTACCGGTTGGGGCTGCAATCGAATTGGGAAGCGAGTTGGTGGCAGACCAGCGTCGGGCGCCTGACGGGGTATTGGGATGGGGCCTACAGCTATTGGGATGGTGACGAGACCGCGAGCAACCATAGCCTGTCGTTCGCGCCGGTGTTCGTCTACGAGTTTGCCGGGGAGTCGGTGAAGCCTTATATAGAGGCTGGGATTGGCGTGGCGGCATTCTCCAGCACCGAGCTGGAAGACAACGAGCTGGGCTCGGCATTCCAGTTCGAGGATCGCATCGGCTTTGGATTGCGCTTTGCCGGTGGGCATGAGATTGGCGTGCGGGCGATTCACTATTCCAACGCGGGCATCAAGCAGCCCAACGATGGGGTGGAGAGCTATAGCCTGCATTACCGCATGACGCTCTGAGCTCTCCTTCCACGGGGGCTCGCATTGCCTGAGATCTACGAGGTACCTGGGGAGCAACTGTCTTGCCCCGTTACTCAGGCTACCTCATTACCCTGTAGGAGCAGCCTTGTGCTGCGAAGGGGGCGGTAGGGCAGCAGATGTTCTTGTGCAGTAATGGTCTCTTCGCAGCACAAGGCTGCTCCTACAGGCCCTGCGCATGGCTTCAAGTCGATGTGGTCTAGGTGGAAGCCGGTACGGTCACTACATCGATTGCTTGTGTGACAAAGGCCACAGGCCATTGAGATCCAAAGCCTCCAGCACAAGCTCGGGCTCCCTCTGCGGCCACCGCCGCAGCAACTCTTCCGCCGCATTCTGCGGCGTCCACGCCTCCGGTATCGCCTGCGCCGGTGTCACGGGTGTCTTCAGCGACTGCGGCCCCACCACGGTCAGCTCAACCCCCTGCGCCTTCAACGCCTGACGCTGCTCGCGCATCCATTGTGGCATGTTGTTCCAGCCCGCAGGCACCTGCGTCGGTGCATGCAACTGCAGCGCTGAATAACGGTTGAACACCGCCATCACCTGCGGCGAGTCACCCTTCGCCAACAACGGCAGCGCACTGGCCAGGCAATGCTCGCCGGCCAACTGGTTGTCCGTGACGATCGCCTCGAACAACTCGCTGTCAGCCACATCGTCCGCCAGGTAATCGCTGGTACCGGCGTTGATGATCAAGCCATCCAGCGCGCACCAGGCATGGCAGATCTGCTGGCTGGCCTGGGCCGCCTGATGTTCTTCGTGCAACTGCCACGGCAAGCGCAACAGCTGGCTGCCGTAGCGTGCACCCAAGGCATCCAGTGCCTCGCCATGCTTCGCGCTTGCAGCTACCCGGTGTCCTTGCCCGAGCAGCCCCTCCACTAAAGCCAGGCCAAGTCCATTGCCTGCTCCCGTCACCCAGATACTGCGTGCGTTGTTCAAGATGCTGCCCTCTGATCCTGCCGGCGCGGGAGGTTCTTGAATGCCTCCAGTGCGCGCTGACGACTGCTGTCGAGATCGACAATTGGACTGTGGTAGAAATATCTAGCAAAAAGATCGGCCGACTTCACGGGGAAATGAATGGCTTTTTCATCAACCCCCTGCAATTCCGGCAGCCAGTGCCGAATGAAACGCCCTTGCGGGTCGAATCGCTGCGACTGTGAAACCGGGTTGAAGATGCGGAAATAGGGCACTGCGTCGGTGCCAGTGGACGCGCTCCACTGCCAACCGCCGTTGTTGGCGGCCAGGTCGCCGTCTATCAAGTGGCGCATGAAATGCCGCTCGCCCTTGCGCCAGTCGATCAGCAGGTTCTTGCTGAGGAACATGGCCACGATCATGCGCAGGCGGTTGTGCATCCACCCGGTGTGCAGCAGTTGGCGCATGGCGGCGTCGATGATCGGGAAGCCGGTTCGGCCCTGTTCCCATGCTTCGAGGTCGGCCGGTGCATCGCGCCAGGGCAGGGCTTCGGTCTGGGCGCGGAAGGCGCGGTGACGCGAGACCTGTGGATAACCGGTCAGGATGTGTTTGTAGAATTCGCGCCAGAGCAGCTCGTTGATCCAGGTTTGCACGCCGCTGCTGCCGCTGTCGAACTCGCCGCGGTTGCTGGCCAGGGCACCGTGCAGGCACTGGCGTGGCGAGATCACGCCGGCGGCCAGATAGGCGGAGAGCTGGCTGGTACCGGGCTTTGCAGGCAAGTCACGCAGCTGTTGGTAATCGTCGATGGTTTCATCGAGAAAACGGGTCAGCCGCGCCTGCGCTTCGGCTTCGCCGGCCGGCCAGTGGTCGCGCAGCGCCTGCGCGGGTTTTTCGAAGCCGTCCACGTGCT of the Pseudomonas asiatica genome contains:
- a CDS encoding tetratricopeptide repeat protein, with protein sequence MNKPYALLLAFALLQGCQSLAPQKAEPPVAEADKSEAEKPVVYGSFKQDTLYSLLVAELAGQRNRFDIALANYTDQAAKTQDPGVSERAYRIAEYLGADEPALDNALVWARNDPQNLDAQRAAAIQLARAGRYDDSMTYMEKVLQGQGDTHFDFLALSAAETDQSTRDGLLQSFERLLVKYPDNSQLVFGKALLLNQDGKAEEALELLESHPPQNGEVAPVLLRARLLQALDRGPEALPLLRGAIRDNPDDKRLRLTYARTLVEQDRIADAKGEFLSLVQQYPEDDELRYSLALVCLENKDWDEAEGYLQELIERDSNVDAAHLNLGRIREERHDPAGALREYALVGPGPDYLPAQLRQADILIANGRGTEASRLLADARESQPDYAIQLFLIESESYSNNNKDAQASQVLQQAIQRYPDDLNLLYTRAMLAEKRDDLPQMEKDLRAIIAREPENAMALNALGYTLADRTTRYSEAKALIDKAHQLTPDDPAVLDSLGWVNYRLGNLDEAETYLRKAFASFPDHEVAAHLGEVLWANGKRREARQVWAKGFEAQADSPILRKTILRLTGSETL
- a CDS encoding Hcp family type VI secretion system effector, which gives rise to MALDAYLKIDDIPGEALDEKYGKWIEVTGYDFGVSQSPSATASSAGGATSGRTEVSHFTFTKFLDSASCKLMEASCAGQHLKEVKLALCRAGGDKLKYYEIILEEVIIADYAQSAADGVPIEVVRLDYGRIKTTYTLQKRIDGSGGGNIAGGWDRIGNKKYA
- the hemA gene encoding glutamyl-tRNA reductase; this encodes MAFLALGINHKTASVDVRERVAFTPEQLVDALQQLCRLTSSREAAILSTCNRSELYIEQDHLSADVVLQWLADYHRLSLDELRASAYVHEEHEAVKHMMRVASGLDSLVLGEPQILGQMKSAYAVAREAGTVGPLLGRLFQATFSAAKQVRTDTAIGENPVSVAFAAVSLAKQIFSDLGRSQALLIGAGETITLVARHLHEQGVRRIVVANRTLERASILAEQFGAHAVLLADIPQELANSDIVISSTASQLPILGKGAVESALKQRRHKPIFMVDIAVPRDIETEVGELDDVYLYTVDDLHDVVAENLKSRQGAAQAAEELVSVGAEDFMLRLRELAAVDVLKAYRQQCERLRDEELQKAQRLLANGGNPEDVLAQLARGLTNKLLHAPSVQLKRLSAEGRLDALAMAQELFALNEGSTDKSPQ
- the prfA gene encoding peptide chain release factor 1; the encoded protein is MKASLLNKLEILQDRFEELTALLGDAEVISDQTRFRAYSREYAEVEPVYAAYKEWRKVQDDLEGAQALLKDSDPDLREMAVEEVREAKEQLLTLESQLQRMLLPKDPNDGRNVFLEIRAGTGGDEAAIFSGDLFRMYSRYAEKRGWRLEILSENEGEHGGYKEIIARVEGESVYGKLKFESGAHRVQRVPETESQGRIHTSACTVAVLPEPDEQAAIEINPADLRVDTYRASGAGGQHVNKTDSAIRITHLPTGIVVECQEERSQHKNRARAMSWLSAKLNDMQTSAAQNAIATERKLLVGSGDRSERIRTYNYPQGRVTDHRINLTLYSLDDILAGGVEAVIEPLLAEYQADQLAALGD
- the prmC gene encoding peptide chain release factor N(5)-glutamine methyltransferase, producing the protein MTIIASLLRNAQLPESPTERLDAELLLAAAIGKSRSYLHTWPERIVSSEDAETYAGYLQRRRGGEPVAYILGLQGFWKIDLEVAPHTLIPRPDTELLVEAALELQPATPAKVLDLGTGTGAIALALASDRPAWQVTAVDRVEEAAALAERNRQRLGLANAQVRLSHWFDSLAGERFDLIVSNPPYIAAADPHLVAGDVRFEPSSALVAGADGLDDLRVIVAQAPAHLVPGGWLLLEHGYDQAAAVRALLAEQGFIEVASRTDLGGHERITLGRLPC
- a CDS encoding molybdopterin-synthase adenylyltransferase MoeB, which codes for MLSDQELLRYSRQVLLAQIDIDGQLRLKQSKALIVGLGGLGSPVALYLAAAGVGELHLADFDTVDLTNLQRQVIHDSASVGMSKVDSALQRLQAINPEISLVAHRQALDEDSLAAAVAAVDLVLDCSDNFGTREAVNAACVAAGKPLVSGAAIRLEGQLSVFDPRRDYSPCYHCLYGHGSEAELTCSEAGVIGPLVGLVGSLQALEAMKLLAGFGEPLVGRLLLIDALGTRIRELRVKRDPACAVCGKRDG
- the murI gene encoding glutamate racemase, producing the protein MAERSAPVGVMDSGVGGLSVLAEIQRLLPNETLLYVGDCGHIPYGEKSPDYIRERLRRIAAFFHEQGAKAMVLACNTATVAAVADLRELYPNWPLVGMEPAVKPAAAATRSGVVGVLATTGTLQSAKFAALLDRFANEVQVITQPCPGLVDLIETGDLASPALRQLLQGYVQPLLAAGCDTLILGCTHYPFLRPLLAGMVPADVAIIDTGAAVARQLQRLLGADDLLADGPARDTRFWTSADPQSLRKILPLLWHKSDSVQSFSL
- a CDS encoding acyloxyacyl hydrolase → MKKLLGLAAAAVFTLGHSLSAQAADVSFSVGQTGDSTMVYRLGLQSNWEASWWQTSVGRLTGYWDGAYSYWDGDETASNHSLSFAPVFVYEFAGESVKPYIEAGIGVAAFSSTELEDNELGSAFQFEDRIGFGLRFAGGHEIGVRAIHYSNAGIKQPNDGVESYSLHYRMTL